In the genome of Atribacterota bacterium, the window GAAAGAGGGGGATCAAAGAGTACTCGCAGCGTTTTTTCTCTAAACACTTGCAAGTTGCTTCCGGTACTCCTCAGAACTCAGCAAAAGAGAAAATTCGCTCAAGTCCAAAGGTTTCAGCTTGACAATCCATCCTTCTCCGTACGGATCCTTATTAATCAACTCAGGACGGTCTTTCAGTTGCTCGTTTACCGCCACCACTTCCCCGCTCAAAGGAGCATAGAGATTGGAAACCGTTTTAACCGACTCCACGTCTCCAATCCGTTCCCCTTTCTTCACCCTTGTACCAACTCTGGGCATTTCCACGAACACCACATCACCCAGTTCACTCTGAGCATGGTCCGTAATACCACACAGTACTACGTCTTCCTCCTGCTTCACCCAGAAATGTTCCGCCGTATAAAGCAGCTCTTCCGGAAGAGAAACCACAATGACACCTCCTTTTAGGTAAAGTGAAGTGGCAACCCAAACACCGCTTCGGCCGCTTCCATAACGCTTTCAGAAAGCGTCGGATGGGCGTGAATGATTTGAGCAAGTTCCTCAGGTGTGCACTCCACATGCATAGCCAGCACGGCTTCGGCGATAAGGTCCGAAGCATGAGGACCAATAATATGTACACCTAAAATTTCTCCACTTCGTTTCTCACTGATAACCTTGACAAAGCCCTCCGTTTCCCCCTCAATCAGGGCTTTTCCACTTGCCCGAAAAGGAAATTTTCCAACCTGGATCTCGTATCCTTTGGTTTTCGCTTCCTCTTCGGTGAACCCCACCGAAGCGATTTCCGGGAAACTGAAAATACAGTTCGGCACATACCGGTAATCCATCTTACGTTTCCCACCTAGGATATTTTCCACCGTTACTTCTGCCTCTTTATATGCGACATGTGCCAGAAGATACTTGCCATTCACGTCTC includes:
- the gcvH gene encoding glycine cleavage system protein GcvH; amino-acid sequence: MVSLPEELLYTAEHFWVKQEEDVVLCGITDHAQSELGDVVFVEMPRVGTRVKKGERIGDVESVKTVSNLYAPLSGEVVAVNEQLKDRPELINKDPYGEGWIVKLKPLDLSEFSLLLSSEEYRKQLASV